TTGGCGCCGTAGGCCCGGGTCAGCTTGTGCAGCTCCAGCACGATCCGGCCGCTCTTGGGGGCGTCGGGAAACTGGAAGCGGATCTTCTTGCGTTCCGGCGGCAGGTCGATCCGCTCGATCTTCTCCAGCTGCTTGATACGGGACTGCACCAGGGAGGCCTTGTTGGCCTGATAGCGGAAACGGCGGATGAAATCCTCGGTCTTCTGGATCTCCTCGTCCTGCAGCCGCTTGGCCTCCCGCAGGGCCGAAACCCGCTCCTCCCGCTGCACCAGGTAGGTGGAGTAGGAACAGTGGTAGTCGGTGATGGTGTGGTTCCAGACCTCGGCGATCCGGCTGCAGACCTGGTCCATGAAAAACCGGTCGTGGGACACCAGGATCACGGAGCCGGGGTAGGAGCAGAGGTACTGCTCCAGCCAGTTGCGGGCCTCGATATCCAGGTGGTTGGTTGGTTCGTCCAAAAGCAGCACGTCCGGTTTTTGCAGCAGTAGCCGCGCCAGTGCGATGCGCATCTGCCAGCCGCCGGAGAACTCGCCGCAATCGCGGTGCCAGTCGGACTGCGCAAACCCCAGCCCCTTCAGCACCGTGCCGATCTCCGCCTCCATGGTGTAGCCGCCGCGGTGACGGAACTGCTCCTGCAACTCGCCATAGGTGTGCAGCAGACTGTCATGCTCTGCGCTGTCGTGGGGCAGCCGCTCCAGCTCCTGGCCCAGGCGGTGCAACTCCTCCTCCAGGGCCAGAAGGTCGGCCAGGGCGGAGCGGACTTCGTGAAACAGCATCCGGCCGCTGGTGACGATGCCGTCCTGGGGCAGGTAGGCGGCCTTTGCCCCTTTAGCCAGCTGAATCTCGCCACTGCTGGATTCTTCCAGCCCGGCAATGATCTTCATCAGGGTGGATTTTCCGGCGCCGTTCTCGCCGATCAGCGCCACCCGCTCCCCCTTGCGGAGATGCCAGGAAATGTCGGCAAACAGCACACGACCGGCGAAGTCTTTGGAAAGAGTGATCAGTTGCAGCATGGATTCAGACAGACTCGGGATGGGCGGTGTCGCTGACGATCCGGCCGTCGCGGAAGGTGATCCGCCGGGAGGCGTACTCCGCCACCTCCGGCTCGTGGGTGATCATGACAATGGTGATCCCCTGGCGGTTCAGCTCGGTGAACAGTTCCATGATCTCGATGGTGGTTGCGGTATCCAGGTTGCCGGTGGGTTCGTCGGCCAGGATCACCGCCGGTTCGTTGACCAGGGCCCGGGCAATGGCCACCCGCTGCTGCTGGCCGCCGGAGAGCTGGGCGCTGGTGTGGTTGACCCGCTCCGCCAGCCCGACCCGTTCCAGGGCGGTCCGGGCACGGCGGTGACGTTCCTCCGTCGGTACCCCGGCGTAGACCAGGGGGAGCTCCACATTCTCCAGGGCCGTGGTACGGGGTAGCAGGTTGAACCCCTGGAACACGAACCCCAGCTTCTTGTTGCGCACCTCGGCCAGCTGGTCCGGCGTCATGCCGGCGGTGTCGATGCCGTCCAACCAGTAGGTGCCGCTGGTGGGGCGGTCAAGGCAGCCCAGGGTGTTCATGCAGGTGGACTTGCCGCTGCCGGAAGCCCCCATGATGGCCACGAACTCCCCTTCGGCGATGGCGAAGGAGATGTCGCGCAGCGCCTCCACCTGGTGGTCCCCTTCGCCGAACACCCGGCGGATATGTTCCAGTTTGATGACGTCAGGCATGGTCAATGGTGGTACGGCTCGTTGTTCAGGATGGTACAGGCCCGGTAGATCTGCTCCAGCAGAAAGGGACGCACCATCTGGTGGGTCAGGGTCATGGCCGACAGGGAAAGCACGGTGGCGGCCCGCTTGCGCACCTGGTCGCTGAAGCCGTAGGCCCCGCCGACGGCAAAGACCAGCTCCGGGGTGCCGCGGTCGCGGTGACGGCCGATAAACGCGGCGAAAGCGACCGAATCCATCTGCTCTCCCCGCTCGTCCAGCACCACCAGCGTCGCCTGGGGCGAGACCTGCTTCAGCAGCCGCTCCCCCTCCCGGCGCCGTCCTTCTTCGGCATCGGCATCCTTTTCGTCCTTCACCTCATCGATGGCAAACGGCAGGTAGCGGCCGACCCGTCCGGCGTACTCCCGTATTCCCTCGCGAATCCAGGAATCGCGGCTCTTGCCCAGCCAGATGACACGGCACTTCACGGCAGCATCCGGTCAGAAGGCGAAAGATGCCTTGTTGGCTGCGTCCGTGGCTGCAAGGGCGGCGGGCAGCTCGACCACGGCAGCCTGACTCCAGAGGCCGTCCAGGTCATACCGGCGACGCTGCTCCTCGTGGAAGATATGCACCAGCACATCGCTGTAATCCATCACGATCCACTTCCCTTCGGTCTCGCCCTCGATTTCCTGGACCTTGCCGAACTTCTTCAGTTCGCGCCGGATATGGTCGCAGATGGCCTGATTCTGTTTGTCGGACTGGCCGGAGATGATCACCAGGAAGTCGGCGATGGTACTGATACCGGTGATATCAAGCACCTTGAGGTCGTACCCCTTCTTGTCGGCGGCCAGTTCGGCACAGCGCAGGGCCCGCTCGACACCGCTCAGGCTCGGTTTTTCTACGGTTGCTTCACTCATGATCGATACAATCCCTTCTGGGCGATATAGTTCTCTACACCCGGCGGCACTAGGTAGCGGATCGAGCGTCCCGCTGCCAGCAGTTCCCGCAGGCGGCTTGACGAAATGTCCAGCTGCGTGCCCGCCACGAAACGGATGACGGTGCCGCAGCTATGACGCAACTGGTCGGCTGACTCCCGGCTGAACCGGCCGCGCACCGCCTCCGGCAGCTGCTGCAGCGGATCGGCGATCTCCCGGCCGGGGCGGCCGATCACCACCAGGGAGGCCAGCTCGAAAATCTCGGCGTACCGGTGCCAGAGTCCCAGCTCCAGGAACGAATCGCCGCCGATGATGAAATGCAGCTCGTTACCGGGCTGCTCCTCCCGGAGTGCGGCCAGGGTCTCCACGGTGTAGGATTTCCCCCCCCGCCGGGCTTCGATGTCGCTGATCCCGAACAACGGGTTGCCGGCAATGGCCAGCTGCACCATCTCCCGGCGCTGCCGGAAGGGGATATCCCCGGCCAGCGGTTTGTGGGGCGGGTCGGCAGCCGGAATAAACAGCACCTGATCCAGCCCGGCCCCTTCGCGGGCCTCTTCGGCGATCCGCAGGTGCGCCAGATGAACCGGATTGAAGGTGCCGCCCAGCAGGCCGAGCTTCATGGTGGCTCCTACAAGAACTCCGACAGTTTTTCCCGCTCGTCCACCAGGTAGAACTCCAGGGTTTGGCGCAGGGCGTCGTCAATGGTGGTGACCGGCTCCCACCCCAGGCACTCCTTGGCCTTTTTCACCGACGGCACCCGGGTGAGCATATCCTGGTACCCCTTGCCGTAGAAGCTGTCGGAGGAGGTCTCCACGATGCGGCACTTGTCGGCTTTTTCCTTGTAGAGCGGGAAGGTGGCCACCATGGCCCGCAGCTTTTCCGCCAGCTCCTTCACCGACAGATCGTTCTTCGGGTTGCCGATGTTGAAGATCTTGCCGTCGGCGCAGCCGTCCTTATTCTCGATGATCTTCATCAGCGCATCGATGCCGTCCTCGATGAAGGTGAAAGAGCGGCGCTGGTTGCCGCCGTCCACCAGCAGGATCGGCTCTTCCGCCAGGATGTTGTATAGGAACTGGGTCAGCACCCGGGAACTGCCTTCCTTGGCGGTGTGGATGCTGTCCAGCTTGGGACCGATCCAGTTGAAGGGGCGGAACAGGGTGAACTTCAGTCCCTCGTGGTTGCCGTAGGCGTAGATCACCCGGTCCAGCATCTGCTTGGCGCAGGAGTAAATCCAGCGTTCCTTGGCGATGGGGCCCAGCACCAGCGGCGAGTTTTCCTCGTCGAACTCGGCGTCCGGGCTCATGCCGTACACCTCCGAGGTGGAGGGGAAGATGACCCGCTTCTTGTGCTTGACGCACTGGCGGATGATCTTGAGGTTTTCCTCGAAATCCAGCTCAAAGACCCGCAGCGGGTCCTTCACGTAGGTAACCGGCGTGGCAATGGCCACCAGGGGAAGCACCACGTCGCACTTCTTGATGTGGTACTCGATCCATTCCTTGTTGATGGTGATGTCCCCCTCCAGGAAATGGAACCGTTCGTGCCCCAGGGAGCGCTCCAGCTTGTCGCAGGCCATGTCCAGACCGAAGACCTCCCAGTCGGTGGTGGTCAGAATCCGATGGGTAAGGGCATTGCCGATAAAGCCGTTGACGCCGAGTATCAGTACTTTCATTGCCTGCTCCTGTTGGTTATGAGAATCGATCCGATGGGGAAAACACCTGTTCCGCCGCAGCCGTTTCCGGGCCGTCCCCCCGCTGCAACCGACGGATTTCCAGCAGTCCGTCGCCGGTCCCCACCAGCAGCGGCGAGTGCGACACGATCAGGCCCGGCTCCGCCTGCCCTTCCACCGGCCAGGCGGACCAGATGACGATCGTGTCGCCGTTCAGTTCGGTAAAGGCGCCGGGGTACGGATGGGTCACCCCCCGGATCAGGTTGTAAATCTGCAGGGCGCTCCGGCGCCAGTCGATCCGGCCGTCGGCCGGTTTGCGCCCCCCGAAGTAGCTGCCGGCCGCCAGGTCCATCGGGATACGTGCCGCCGTACCGGCCGCCAGTCGGGGCCAGGCGCGGCGCAGCACCGTAACGGCGGCTTCGGTCACCTTGCCGAAGACCTCAAAGGCCGTATCGGTGAACGCAATGGCAACCGTCTCCTGATCCACGATATCGC
The window above is part of the Trichlorobacter ammonificans genome. Proteins encoded here:
- a CDS encoding ABC-F family ATP-binding cassette domain-containing protein, producing MLQLITLSKDFAGRVLFADISWHLRKGERVALIGENGAGKSTLMKIIAGLEESSSGEIQLAKGAKAAYLPQDGIVTSGRMLFHEVRSALADLLALEEELHRLGQELERLPHDSAEHDSLLHTYGELQEQFRHRGGYTMEAEIGTVLKGLGFAQSDWHRDCGEFSGGWQMRIALARLLLQKPDVLLLDEPTNHLDIEARNWLEQYLCSYPGSVILVSHDRFFMDQVCSRIAEVWNHTITDYHCSYSTYLVQREERVSALREAKRLQDEEIQKTEDFIRRFRYQANKASLVQSRIKQLEKIERIDLPPERKKIRFQFPDAPKSGRIVLELHKLTRAYGAKVVLDRIDLTVEKGERIALVGHNGAGKSTLMAVLAGGEYQGGSLTVGHNVSADYFAQDQANVLDPSRTAYDELYSDCPFEMVPKLRDILGAFLFSGDDIHKKVGVLSGGERNRLALAKMLLRPSNLLLMDEPTNHLDLFSKEVLLDALKRFEGTVIFVSHDRYFVNGLATRIVEVDSGGLTSYYGDYEYYLEKKEGAAAGGVARNSGAAGPVTNEPVRQKTESAPAALPSQNKEERSRDREEQKRRKREEQAREKQQQAIEQEIAGVEQEIGTLEAEMNSPGFFDDPERGLAAGERHSSLQARLEQLYQQWEELSN
- a CDS encoding ABC transporter ATP-binding protein — translated: MPDVIKLEHIRRVFGEGDHQVEALRDISFAIAEGEFVAIMGASGSGKSTCMNTLGCLDRPTSGTYWLDGIDTAGMTPDQLAEVRNKKLGFVFQGFNLLPRTTALENVELPLVYAGVPTEERHRRARTALERVGLAERVNHTSAQLSGGQQQRVAIARALVNEPAVILADEPTGNLDTATTIEIMELFTELNRQGITIVMITHEPEVAEYASRRITFRDGRIVSDTAHPESV
- a CDS encoding 23S rRNA (pseudouridine(1915)-N(3))-methyltransferase RlmH, which gives rise to MKCRVIWLGKSRDSWIREGIREYAGRVGRYLPFAIDEVKDEKDADAEEGRRREGERLLKQVSPQATLVVLDERGEQMDSVAFAAFIGRHRDRGTPELVFAVGGAYGFSDQVRKRAATVLSLSAMTLTHQMVRPFLLEQIYRACTILNNEPYHH
- the rsfS gene encoding ribosome silencing factor, coding for MSEATVEKPSLSGVERALRCAELAADKKGYDLKVLDITGISTIADFLVIISGQSDKQNQAICDHIRRELKKFGKVQEIEGETEGKWIVMDYSDVLVHIFHEEQRRRYDLDGLWSQAAVVELPAALAATDAANKASFAF
- the nadD gene encoding nicotinate-nucleotide adenylyltransferase, which translates into the protein MKLGLLGGTFNPVHLAHLRIAEEAREGAGLDQVLFIPAADPPHKPLAGDIPFRQRREMVQLAIAGNPLFGISDIEARRGGKSYTVETLAALREEQPGNELHFIIGGDSFLELGLWHRYAEIFELASLVVIGRPGREIADPLQQLPEAVRGRFSRESADQLRHSCGTVIRFVAGTQLDISSSRLRELLAAGRSIRYLVPPGVENYIAQKGLYRS
- a CDS encoding bifunctional UDP-4-keto-pentose/UDP-xylose synthase, giving the protein MKVLILGVNGFIGNALTHRILTTTDWEVFGLDMACDKLERSLGHERFHFLEGDITINKEWIEYHIKKCDVVLPLVAIATPVTYVKDPLRVFELDFEENLKIIRQCVKHKKRVIFPSTSEVYGMSPDAEFDEENSPLVLGPIAKERWIYSCAKQMLDRVIYAYGNHEGLKFTLFRPFNWIGPKLDSIHTAKEGSSRVLTQFLYNILAEEPILLVDGGNQRRSFTFIEDGIDALMKIIENKDGCADGKIFNIGNPKNDLSVKELAEKLRAMVATFPLYKEKADKCRIVETSSDSFYGKGYQDMLTRVPSVKKAKECLGWEPVTTIDDALRQTLEFYLVDEREKLSEFL
- a CDS encoding formyltransferase, producing MKLVVCAYHNVGYRCIEELLRQGAQISLIFTHEDAATEQIWFSPVRELAEQHGIPYLTSSINEPENIERLRNIGPDFLFSFYYRNMIVPEVLEIPARGALNLHGSWLPKYRGRVPVNWAVINGETETGATLHYMVAKPDAGDIVDQETVAIAFTDTAFEVFGKVTEAAVTVLRRAWPRLAAGTAARIPMDLAAGSYFGGRKPADGRIDWRRSALQIYNLIRGVTHPYPGAFTELNGDTIVIWSAWPVEGQAEPGLIVSHSPLLVGTGDGLLEIRRLQRGDGPETAAAEQVFSPSDRFS